The genomic window GATAATTTATTGTAATTGGTCTAACAATTTAATACAATGGTTATTTATAAAGTAAACATTTTTAACGGTTTCTCCCCAGCACCAGTTATGGCTGAATTGCTTGGCTGTCACAGTTGAGCACTCTGAAGTACCTGGTGTTCAGGACAGGATTGGATTTACGTGTGTTTGATATCATCCATAGTTGGCTTGTGGAGAAAGGTGACAACAATATTTATAATTTGCCTCTAACCATAAATTCCTTTCTGTCATGTGATTGCTAGAAACAAATGCAAGAGTGCTCCTCATGTTTCCATTAGTAAAGAAAGAGGATGCCCCCTACTTCTTGTTTTGTCAGCACCTTTATCAGCATAGAGTGCTGAAGCAAATATTGTAATATGAATACAGGATGCATGAAAATGGTCAGCGTGAAGGCAGTGACACTGAATTGGGAAATGCTGATGTTGGAGGATGATATTTCTAGAAAATGTGAACTTAAAAGAGACTTGCAGAGGGAATATTTTCCAAACATGAAACTGGTGGTGGTTTCAGATATTCAGAGATACAGGACAGAAGTGCAACCAGGGAAACAAGTGGGCAGCAAAATGAGAATGAAGTAGATCAGTTGAACTCTAATGGAGGCAGGCTTGTCTATGTTGCATCTTGCAGTGAAGGGTGAGTGTAGTGGTTAAAAATTCCTGTGAAATGGCAGTGAACAGGATGTACTTGTAGAAGTGGAAATAAGGGTGAAATTGTTTTTCTGGACTGTTAAGGTGAAGATAAATGAGAAGATGATAGTGGGGAGATCTGAGGAGAGCAATGCATTACCATCATGAGGGAAGAACTGGCTCTGTCAACCTGCAGCTGGCTTGGCTGGAGGAGATGCAGAATGGCTGCCAGAGGAAGGGAGCTGATTATCAAGGTGTGCTGCAGcctgaaataaggaaaaactACTACTAATAAAGGTGAATACAGTGTGAAGATTGTGCAGGGGTATTAAGAAAATTCCTGTGGTAAAGTGAGACACTGAGTTGGTATGAGAAAAACACCATCAAATGTGCtgggatttttaaaaggtattttctaGGGGAAATGAGGCAAGAGAAGGGCTGATGAGTGCTTGATTGTGGGGCAAAAATCAGTATTAGTATAAGAATAATTCTCTGAAAAGTTTTACATAAGTAGGAGGTACTGCATGCAAAGTGGATGTGCTGGATAATTTTTGTGGGTTAATGGTGCTGCCATTGGTACTATgacattccatgattctggtGTGGAAACAGTTGATTCATCAGAGTGGGATTTGCATACTAATTATAATATGGATAATTATTGTATTTAAAAGGAGTATGCTGACATGTTGGTACCTTTTATCCTTCCCATATACCTTAGAAATacttattatttataaatttttttttcaataataaatGTTGCAAAGCTGAACTTCCTCATATATCGGTGGCTTGGACTTAAAGTGGAGATGgtgataaaaaataatttaagcatCTGTTGTTTATTCATATTTACCTCTTAACCATAATGGTTAACCACAGCACAGTTTCTTGAGATAACACTTTATGGCACGGAAGCACCTGGTTTGTATGTAGAGATTGCAAAATCATATTGTTGTGCATAGCATCTCTGCTATAAATTAGACCCAAGGATAGTGGGATGTGGCCACCTAATGCTTCCTGATCTGTATGTGACATATGGTGCTCTGTtagccttttctctttttttatcaCTCTGCTTCCTGAAAATCTTACCCCAAAAAACTTTATTAATCTTTCTTTATTGACAAAAATCCATATTTCTGTTTCACCTTGTTTTCTGCAGGCAGCatcattaaaaatcaaatgagAATGGCCTTTAGCAATCTGACATCAAAGGCTATACTACTGTATGATGAATGGATTAAAGATGCCGGTGAGTCATTTAAATCTAAAACTTACTAACTCCCAATAATTTTGAATAGCAATATGTAGCTATGCTGGTGTGCTGTTTATCAACTTAGAAGCAGCTTTGTGAATATTTGTAAGACTTGCTAGGTAACCTATTAACATGACGGTTTAGgttctgcattttaaattagaaaGTAAACAAAACTCAGGTAGTTTATGGAATTAAAGTCAGTAAATAAAGTGCAGACAGTGATTCTCCTGTTAGTATCTCTGGTTGCCTGAATATATAGTTTGAGTTTTTCCTATGGTGCTAAATGTATAGTTTTAACTCTCTTTCATTACCAAACAATTGCATTTTATCAGTTAATTAATGCACATTGCATtactgcattttgcttttgcaaaatgaaaaaaaaaaatccaagcccTGATAAGtttcagtattttgaaattaatccTCAGAGTAATTAACTCTGTAACAGTGGTAATTTGAAAAgagatgtttttctcttgttgcAGTTAGTAAGGGATATTAATCCCAATTCGATATTATGTTGCAACTCCCTTATTCTGTTTGCTTACCAAAAGCTGATAGAGAAGACCTCAATTTTGGGGTGAAGACCCATCAGTCTCAGTGTTTCTCACTGTGGTAGACAGATAGTGACAGGGATTAGCtaattcctggaaaaaaattgagaagtGGTCAAGGTTTGATAGATAAGACTACTGATTTATCTTTTCTAGCATAGCTGAGCACCACTTTTCTTGTTCCATAAAAGCAGAGCCTGTAAGTGAGCAGGGAGTTTAATTAGTATGACAGACAGGGTGAAGTAGATTCAGATGGAGCGAGCACTTCTGCTGCAGTGTCCATGCCTCCAGACCCTGAGTTGTCTCCATGCCCAACAGTGTTTGTATTTGGCATTTTGTATCATAGTCTTAGTGGTGGAACATGGTTTTCTCAGGATCGGGCTGGGAAGAACAGCGGAAAAGGTTTGGTAGGAGCAGGGCAAGGGTAGATATAATAAAAACAATCAGTTGTGAAGAGATGGTGGTTCTCCTGCAGCACACTTGAGCAGATTCCTCATGCTGTGGGTCACAGACCTCCTTGGTCtgtgggcagcagcactggcacatcACAAGCTTTGAGCAGCATTATAAAGTGCTCTCCTCCTCAATCTGTTTTACACTTCCAGTGGCTGTTAACCACATCAGAAGGTCTCATGGGTGAAAGGTTGCTTGAATGCTGTGGGTTGAAAATTCGCTGACTTGAAACATTTGGCTATGAATTAAACACTTGACAAAAATAACAGTAGTATAATTTTACCCTTAAAATACAGCAGGAAACCATGAAAGCAGCAGTTTACTGAGTCAGTAGTTAAGTTTGGGATCATTCTGAACCAAATCTTCCAAAAGTCagtgtaaaaaaataattaaagaaaataaaaattacatgagGTTTGTGTCAGTTCACCTGCTTATGGAGAAATATGTCAGTCTTTGGTGATCTGGGACTCTGTAATGAACCACAAAAGGGTGCAGTGAAATCATGGTGATGCTCAGATGAAATACCTGCCAGCCTcatctgcagggagagggagtgGGGTGTGCTTACAACGAGGTGCCTCTGCAACACAGCTCTCTGGAATAACTGTGAAATAACTTGCAACATTTGCTTGTTGTATTATAACTTCCTTGTCATATGAAAGTGTGTGCTTTGTTGTGCTGTAAAGACAGAAAATCATGTCACTCGTGAGTCTGTGTCTCCTTTTCATGATATGTGAAGAAAGAAGCGCTGAATTCTACATGGGTTAAATCATGTTATCTAGTCTGTATAGATTTGAGGTGAATGGACTCTCAAACATGATTAGTGACAGAAAAACCTAGACCATCAGGAATTAAATACTTTTCTGTAGCTGCTTTAGTAAGTACTATAgacatgtgattttttttttctccctctacCCTCTCTAGATCCAAGATTGGAAGGCTGGCCACTCATGTCTTCACCTTTTCCAACAACTTTTATCATTGGAACCTATGTTTATTTTGTCACTTCATTGGGACCCAAActcatggaaaataaaaaaccttttgAACTCAGGCAGATCATGACGTTTTATAATTTTAGTGTGGTAGCCCTCTCTTTATATATGACTTATGAAGTAAGTACTATGTTTGTAATGTATTCATATATTTCATGTCTTCAACAACTAACTTTGaataaatttattaatataattcCTATGCTGCAATTCTCAAAAAGAATATTATTGTCATGGCAGTAATTATCATCCTCCAAGCTGTACGCGAAACTTGTAATTCTTGGACAAAGAGAATAAGTCATATCCAGAAAGAGAGAACATGAAACATTTTGtgttattatatataatttaaaaagtttaaagcTTTCATCATTTAAATTCTTTGTACTGTAGCAGGTAAAGCAGACAATATGCTTTTCTTAGTATTTTGTAATTGTTTCTGTCCTACTACGTGATAATGTGACAGCCTGCCCTTAAGGGGAAGGAGCAACAACTGATGTTTCAAACACTGTATAGAGCATGTCTACTATGAAATAATCTTCAGTTAGATCTGCCTTTTAAACGACAGAAATCAATGACAGAGGTTAACAAAATCTAATTCAAGGCATTTTTGTCCtttaaatgaacaaacaaaacccctctaaacaaaaaacctccaacCTCTGCCCCCTGCTTTCCCCCCTAAGCCCAAATTATTAGTATCTTTAACATTGATTTTCCCCACAGCCCCAAAATAgcaaattctcctttttttcaaaagcaatgttgagattttgctgctgttgggcTTTACTTGTTTGTTGGGATTTGGTGGgctttggtgggtttttttgaagtGTAGCTATTTGTTGATGGTATTGTGTGAATGACAGCCTTACACATTTGCTTGGGGAAGCATCACTGTGCACAGTACTCGCGCTGTGTGTGACTCCCAGGCTGTGTGACTATTTCAGCAAACTAGTAATAAAAAGCTGACAGACTATTGTGCTAAATTGCAGGATATGTTCCTGTTAGCTTAATTTGCATGAATTTTATCATGAGTTACAGTGAACTACCTGACATTTCTTCTAAGCTCTCTAaaggaactgcagcagcagctactTTGTGTCATGACTGTTGTATGGAAAGTGGTGGGCAAGATGAACACTTTTGCtatttagacttttttttttaattgctgaattTCCTTTTGGAATTTGGTTCCaagtttggttttggttatAAACCtcataaaaaaccaaaaaaaaaaaaaaaaaaaaagcccacaaagaaacaacagaagaaaaaattaaacttctgtTAGTGTCTGACACTGGCACAGTATTCAATAAGTCTGCTGTCAAAAGTTCCATGTTACAATTTCATGAAAGAGTCCATGGACAGAGTGTAACCAATTGAATTTCTACTATTGTCTGGTGGTCAGCAAGAAGCTGattctttccctttttgaaACCAAGTCATTTGGTGTGTATTTTAATGCTGGTGTTCTGAAGTAACCTGTTTTTTTAAGCAATCAGTTCTTTCAGGAAGTTAAAAGGACTAAAGCCTGCTTCAGTTAGGAGAGGTGAAGCTCTTACCATGCATGGTGATAATGAGAAGCATCCTGAGGATATAAAATACAGATGTCATACTGGCAGTAGAATAAGCCAACTACAATACTAATATTGTTGCTCTTGTCCAAACTTCAATATATTCCAAGAGAAAAGATTATATTATCTTTGGCACATATAGTCCTTTGGTCACGTGCTCTCAGTTGTAGCTTCTCATCACTCATATGAGTGGAAAACTAATTGAATCATGAAGTTTAACTAAGCAGAATTTTAGAGACTATGGTATTAAATATACATCATGCATATTGATTTGTTCCTTGTCTTTAATGATAATTAGAAATGGTTGTGCTGGTTTTATTAGAGTATTAAGATGCTGTGTTGTATTCTTTTTAGTATTAGATAGTTAGCTGTGATagcaattttcaaaataattgtaTTTGGTTTTGCAGTCTTACTTGCACAGTAAGTTGTTTTTTAACACTGGTTTTGAGATGcatctctttcttctcttcagtTACTAAAGCTGAAATAATGGGTGTAGGAAGAAAATTCTTGTCTATGGGTGTGGTCCTGGAATTAGAAATTCATAAATCTGCAACAGCAAAGGATTTTTGTGGTAGCTATCCCAGACACAGGTAGATGATTGACAAAGTTGCTGATTTAAGGTGTTTTTAATATTGTTGTCCCCCTCCTGCTTAGTGCTGCAAAAGTAATCCAAAATTAATGAACTTTTCAAAAGATGTAAAGTTAATCtttgccctttttttcctccagtttctTATGTCAGGCTGGGCCACAGGATACTCATTCCGGTGTGATATCGTTGACTACTCAAGGTCACCAACAGCTCTAAGAGTAAGTTGCCAAAGACAAAGGTGAATTGTTATCATAGAAcaatagaatggtttgggttggaagtgaccttggagatcatctagttccaacgGCCCTGATATAAGCAaggacaacttccactagaccagattgttCAAAGTAGTATGTTACACATTTACTTTATTTTGAGAAATGCTTTTTGAACAGCCTGCTTTTTGAATGCACTGTTGTAGAGTGCAATGCACTAAATGGAAATACCTTCTTGCATAATGTAGAGCACGTGTTAGCCAACCAACCCATCCCTCCAgttgagagaaagaaagaggcaaGGAATTCACTGgcttgtttttgttggttttaaaagtttaaaaattaaaagttaaaacTTAAAAGTtaagtttaaaaattttgtgtttttaaagaaaaaccaaTCAAActatacatttaaatatttctgttaacCTTGGAACATCACTTGGCCCAATACTTTCCTTTATAGAGATACTCATTTGTCCTGCTATGACTTTTATGGTTTgacaatttgatttttattcttgCAGATGGTGCGAACTTGTTGGCTTTACTTCTTTTCCAAGTTCATTGAATTACTAGACACTGTAAGTATTTGTAGCCTAATAAAAGAAGTGGCTCTGTTTCCttttcacagcagaactggTGCTGTTCAGGGCTGAGGATATAAGTTGATTTCTATTTAGTCTTCCAGTCTTCAATTACTAGAATACCATCATGATGTTTACCTGTATTATCTCTTTGTATCTCCTTGTCTTTTTACACTGTTCTTCCTTCATTATCAGGAAAAATGTTAATGAGGGAACAACACACCTTTAAATTTTCAGGAAGTCTGGATATCTTGTCTGTTTAACAGCTGAGTACACTAATCTGTTATGCTATGGCAATGTTTGTCTCAACATTGCAGATAAAAACCAGTTGATcctgctgaatattttttcacatcATCTTCAGATTTTATCTTCCCCATTCATATCATCAGCTCTGAATGCAGGACAAAATTGCCATACCTACTTGCTCTAAATTCCTGAGATTATCTTGAGTGTTGTGACTATAGGGATGTTTGATGTCAGGCTGGCACTCTAACCTGTTTAAAGTGAAGTCTGAGCAGCAATGCATTGAAGCAGAATGCAGACCTCACTCACCAGCAGCCATTTTCCCAAGACTGACTGAGGTATTTTCAAACCAGCTTCTGAGTGTTGGAATTAGCTGTAGTTTTTGCCTTATTGTTTGGGGCACAATAGTGATGGTTCAGGAGCTGACTCATGAGCAGTGAGGATGTTCTACATCATCTGAGCAAAGCTGGCTGACTTTTCATCTGCAAATGTTCATGATTCAACACTGGGAGATCTTACTGACTAAACCAAATGGAATGGTAATGGAGGTGTCAGGAGTGATAAAACTGGAAAATCCTGACAAGTATATTCCTCTATTTGCCTTTATTCCCATTCCCCACAGGTTATAGTGCTCCTTTTTAATTAGTCCCGagcctgatttttaaaaaaatttgtttgaATACAGACAACTAGGTACCTGTTTCTCatcagctttttttgttttactgccAAAGTAATTTCTTAGCTGTATTTAAATCAGCTGATTCCAAATGTTTTCTCTCGCACACCagacttcttttcttctgtgtttgcttGCTTGCCATCTGATACTATCCTTTCCATGACCTGACTTCTTAcgggtttttttgctgtgttcccTTAACATTTCCCTTGATGCCTGTACTTTAAAATGAGGCCTGTCAATAAAATTTAAGAATTCCTACATATATTCTGTacaatttaaatgttttccaaTGGTAGCTAAGTTAGAGTTCATAATAGAGTGCTATTTCTCTAACATAGTATTTTCTACTGTTAGTCCTTCAGGTAATTTTCTCAAATGGCTTTTCATTAATAGTTCAGGGGACTTAAAATCTGATACTTCTCAATCCAAGCAAGTCCATCTTGCACATGCGTAGGTGATGGCTCAGCCTTTGACATTTGGTTTCAAACCTTGCCTTGGCTTTTGAGATCTCACAAGTGGATTTTACttattggttttaattttttttttgaaaactggtTTGCATAGCCAGACAGTCACTCAGGTTTCCTTCTTCTCCCAACACTGTAGCTGTGAAGAACTTTTAAATGTAGTGAGCAACCAGCACTGATgtatacatttttctttaaatatgttGGACTTGATTATCTTCTGTAACATTCTGttcattaaaaatctgtttcagatattttttgtGCTGCGTAAGAAAAACAACCAAGTTACATTCCTGCATGTCTTTCATCATTCTATCATGCCATGGACCTGGTGGTTTGGAGTCAAATTTGCTGCAGGTATGGAGAGAGAGTGGAGTTGAGGTTGAACATATCTTCTGGTAGTGAAAGTTACCTATggaagacacacaaaaaaaagaattaaacacCTTGGAAACAtcagtgtttttaaatttagacttctgcaatattttttggAACAACTGAGATCACCATAATTATTTAAATGGGTGGGGATTACTCATTTTTCCTATTTGACAGCATTTTGTTCAGTGTTGATTTCTTATGGGAAGAAGAGGTGCAGAGAAGAGAGTTGAGTACAAGCAAAAAACATTATTAGATGAAAAAGAGAAGTCACTGAAAAATGCTAGGGGAGATACATGAAACAAATAACTGTTGAAACTGCTTCAGAACCATTTTGCCCCCTATGATGTTAGAACTGTGTTGGAGAGGAGGActatgttcatttttttttcctatttgagAAATTATTCAGTCTTTGTTGCAGTTTCTTTAACTGGCTTTAGGTAGCATATGTGGGATTTATTTACACCTGATACTTTAGTTTTCACAAAactatagaaatatttttctggaccttttttattaaagaaacatatttgaattgttttgaattttaattctttggCCACTCTCAGCTTACCTTCACTTGTTCCTTTCCTGCTCGGTGTGTCTGcatgcattttcctatgccacATTATCAGTGGCATATCAACTTGCCATGAAAATAGTCTGAAAAGCACAGAGTGGAGAAATGCACAGGCATTTATTAATCCATTTCTGGGACAGCTTAGGCTTTTTTAGGAGTTTCTACTGAGAAATAGTGGGGTTTCATACATGTTTAcctaaaaatatgttttgtgttttttctttttttgtaccAGAAAATTAGTGATGAATTGGTGAAGCAGTTATTCTATTGTTTTTCAGTCTGATCTGTTAGTGTctattttttgtctgttttttttttctggagtggTCCAGAAAGCACTCCAGAAAATTGGTACATCTTTTGAACCTTTCCAGtgtgcagcttttccttcttgGCTATACCTCTGTTGTATCTGTTGCATTTCTGTTATTAGGAAAGTGGTGGATTGATTATGTATTTCTCAAATCTTGCTAAGTGAGTGGTATTAAGTTAATAATAAAACTGTGAATAGTTGTCTCAGCATACACCCCAGTGTGTTTATAGGTCTGTAAAGAGAAACCTGCAGCAAATAACAGTCCTTCCTCTTCAACCTTGAAAATTTTCCACTTATAGGTGATTAACTTTCTCCTTTATATCTGGACGTTGGATCAGTATACCAGCTAAGGGCTTCTGGTTTTGCATCAGATTCAAATTTCCCATGTGATAATTTGACAAATACTTTCAGCAAAGTGTATAAGAATTATTTTGCCCTCTGCTAGTAATAGTGCCTCATATTTATGCAGAGCTGTGTGTATTCCAAGAACTCTATTGCTTATCTTTACATTTATCTTTCCAAATACTGTTGTTTGataagtttaattttttttccaagaatttCAGTCCTGCTGATGTTTACATTGTATTCAGTTTCATCAGTGCTCGTCCTTCTAAACAGCAGCATCTGTAAAGTTTTCAGTATGTttgtaaaaaacccaacagttaTGGATGGAGATGCTGTTTTTTCTCTGATCTGATATAAACAGAGAATTATAAAATGATGCTTAGTGTTGCTTTTTGGAGCATATTTTTGTACTGTTGTGTAGgttccttttttctctgctttagctatttattttttcttctgcatattCACTGCACAAGCCAAAAAAAGTACGCATATTTGAACTGTAAGAacattcaaattatttttaaaaatacaaatagctAAGTTTCAAAGAAAGTTTGCAATCACAGCTGGAGGAGTTATGCCTTCTCAAGCTGGAAGATTAGTGTGAGCTActaaaaacacaagaagttttatttttaatttgaatgaTTCTAAATGGGAAAATGGCACTCTTTTTCTCACTAAATGTCTCCTTCTATGTCATCTTATTTTCGTTTTGATGATCATTGTTTTCATGtccatgtttcttttaaaaatactttgctgtCTGCTGCTTCTTGGATCACTTTTACCTTTTtgtattcattaaaataaagctaCTTTGAGCAGGATCATGTAGCTCCATGGTTAATCCAATGAAAAAGGGAGTGTTTCCTTACCTGTTCTTTGAAATGCTCATGTACTAACAGTTCGTCATAAATTTACCCCAGAATGGGCTCTACTTAAGTTTCCCTTTCACTGTAAGTATGTTTTGAGATTTACAGTGGATCTGTGAGACACTTGTCCATGATTATGAAAACTTACTGTCTGAAACTGTATTTCATTCCCTGTGAATCTGCAAATCTGGATTGAGAAGAGACTTACTACTTATCCTCTACAACTTTTTGAAGTTCATCATGATGTCTAGAAAGGAGGCAAAAACCAGGAGCAGTGCTTTCTACCAACTTTTCTGTGTCTCtatcaaataaatgttttaataaaaaattataaaaaaatgaagtcaaagaacaaaaaattccACTAAAATGTTTTTACAGGTAA from Vidua macroura isolate BioBank_ID:100142 chromosome Z, ASM2450914v1, whole genome shotgun sequence includes these protein-coding regions:
- the ELOVL7 gene encoding elongation of very long chain fatty acids protein 7 isoform X1; translated protein: MRMAFSNLTSKAILLYDEWIKDADPRLEGWPLMSSPFPTTFIIGTYVYFVTSLGPKLMENKKPFELRQIMTFYNFSVVALSLYMTYEFLMSGWATGYSFRCDIVDYSRSPTALRMVRTCWLYFFSKFIELLDTIFFVLRKKNNQVTFLHVFHHSIMPWTWWFGVKFAAGGLGTFHALLNCIVHVVMYTYYGICSLGPAYHKYLWWKKYMTTIQLVQFIMITVHIGQIYIMDDCPYQYPIFMFIIWLYGSMFLVLFLHFWYHAYTKGQRLPKMARNGISKDQ